From a region of the Candidatus Brocadia sp. genome:
- a CDS encoding 4Fe-4S binding protein, whose translation MEWDKSASSLLEKVPPFVQKTVREKVETLARERGRTRVTEAEVMAARDSFMDKSQPVAGAPQAGKTKPADDKKLSILKKYPKYFDSAGNPVLYQIKPCRGAEVNCPFLITDSKILADKIRNRLEEVKFTEKLMNKIEGQILPHHTLKLAVSGCPNSCSMPQIKDFGVHAVEPVFVDPESACIECMKCVETCREDAITIQDGQVSIDKEKCVHCGLCAKVCPSGSIKAGKKTYRTMVGGKVGRHPKFAVDILPQAEESATLKALDVCVDMILSSKTEHRFRVLLEQQGIEEIKKRL comes from the coding sequence TTGGAGTGGGATAAGTCCGCATCGTCGTTGCTGGAAAAAGTGCCTCCCTTTGTACAAAAGACCGTCCGCGAAAAGGTTGAAACCCTTGCCCGTGAGCGCGGGAGAACCCGGGTAACAGAGGCGGAAGTCATGGCTGCCCGTGATTCGTTCATGGATAAGTCACAGCCTGTTGCCGGGGCGCCGCAAGCTGGTAAAACGAAACCTGCGGATGATAAAAAACTCTCCATTTTGAAGAAATATCCTAAATATTTTGATAGCGCAGGCAACCCCGTGCTCTATCAGATAAAACCCTGCCGGGGCGCCGAGGTTAATTGTCCTTTTCTTATTACGGATTCCAAGATCCTGGCTGATAAAATCCGGAACCGTTTGGAAGAAGTGAAATTCACGGAAAAGTTAATGAATAAAATTGAAGGGCAAATCCTTCCTCATCACACCTTAAAACTTGCAGTGTCAGGATGCCCGAACAGCTGTTCCATGCCGCAAATCAAGGATTTTGGCGTCCATGCAGTTGAACCCGTTTTTGTAGACCCTGAATCGGCATGCATTGAGTGCATGAAATGCGTGGAAACCTGCAGAGAGGATGCCATTACCATACAGGACGGACAGGTGTCTATTGACAAGGAGAAATGTGTACACTGCGGGCTTTGTGCCAAGGTGTGCCCGAGCGGATCAATAAAGGCCGGCAAGAAAACATATCGGACAATGGTTGGAGGAAAAGTTGGTCGCCATCCGAAATTCGCCGTGGATATCTTGCCCCAGGCGGAAGAATCAGCGACCCTGAAGGCGTTAGATGTCTGCGTGGACATGATCCTTTCGAGTAAAACCGAACATCGATTCCGGGTATTGCTAGAACAACAAGGAATTGAGGAGATTAAAAAGAGACTATGA
- a CDS encoding TPM domain-containing protein has product MNLRSRLLRQNGSSCFGFLTVLFCLCLIAEAQEMPVPQRYVEDRANIISDAVEKGLNGYLQELEQKTGAQMIVLTIDTTGDIPIETYAIELATKWKLGQQGKDNGVLVVIARNDRAYRIEVGYGLEGILPDSYCGTVGRTYFVPHFQKGHFSEGIFQGTVIMIYKIAKESNVEITGMPSIAELRKKSAGRQNPYLSLLLLLVILPFFLSYLFNRRRHSSYWWGGPPTIYGGPRGFGSGGSGGFGGFGGFGGGGGGSFGGGGASGRW; this is encoded by the coding sequence ATGAATTTGAGATCACGCCTGCTTAGACAAAATGGTTCTTCGTGCTTTGGATTTCTGACCGTATTGTTCTGTCTCTGTCTCATCGCAGAGGCACAGGAGATGCCGGTTCCGCAGCGGTACGTGGAAGACAGGGCCAACATCATAAGTGATGCCGTTGAGAAGGGGCTGAATGGATACCTCCAGGAACTGGAACAGAAGACCGGCGCACAGATGATCGTCCTCACCATCGATACTACCGGCGATATTCCTATCGAAACGTATGCCATAGAACTTGCCACGAAATGGAAACTGGGTCAACAGGGAAAGGATAACGGGGTTCTCGTTGTTATTGCCAGAAATGACCGTGCTTACCGGATTGAGGTCGGATACGGGCTTGAAGGAATACTGCCCGACAGTTATTGTGGTACCGTGGGAAGGACCTATTTTGTACCCCATTTTCAAAAAGGACACTTCAGCGAAGGCATATTTCAGGGCACGGTAATCATGATTTATAAAATTGCGAAAGAAAGCAACGTTGAGATTACGGGTATGCCGAGTATCGCTGAATTGAGAAAAAAGTCAGCAGGACGCCAAAATCCATACCTCTCATTGTTACTCCTGCTGGTGATACTACCATTCTTTTTAAGCTATCTGTTTAACCGAAGGCGACATTCTTCGTATTGGTGGGGTGGTCCACCAACCATCTACGGCGGACCGCGGGGTTTTGGTTCCGGAGGTTCAGGTGGATTTGGTGGATTTGGCGGTTTTGGAGGCGGCGGAGGTGGATCATTTGGCGGTGGAGGAGCGTCGGGGAGATGGTAA
- a CDS encoding LemA family protein produces the protein MKKILPAIALILFLGIIFAVWYIKGYNRVIALNENVKNAWAQVDTQLKRRYDLIPNLVETVKGYASHEKEIFENLAEARKGYFSAGTIEDKARSATQIEGFLSRLLMFRETYPELKANESFLKMQDTLEGSENRISVERKRYNDAVRELNTYIKGFYGRFFAARTGVTEGKYFEVTEAEKEVPKVKF, from the coding sequence ATGAAAAAGATATTACCGGCAATTGCACTTATCCTTTTTTTGGGCATCATCTTCGCCGTTTGGTATATTAAGGGCTATAACAGGGTCATTGCGCTGAATGAAAATGTGAAGAATGCCTGGGCGCAGGTGGACACGCAACTCAAGAGACGCTATGACCTTATCCCAAACCTTGTGGAAACGGTGAAAGGCTATGCATCGCATGAAAAAGAGATCTTTGAAAATCTTGCTGAGGCCAGAAAGGGCTATTTCAGCGCCGGAACGATAGAAGACAAGGCCAGATCAGCAACCCAGATAGAGGGTTTTTTGTCGCGACTCTTGATGTTCAGAGAGACATATCCGGAATTAAAGGCAAACGAATCGTTTCTGAAGATGCAGGACACCTTGGAAGGCTCTGAAAATCGCATTTCCGTGGAACGGAAGCGGTATAATGACGCCGTTCGCGAGTTGAATACCTACATTAAAGGTTTTTATGGTCGCTTCTTTGCCGCACGCACCGGTGTGACGGAGGGAAAATATTTTGAGGTTACCGAGGCTGAGAAGGAAGTGCCGAAGGTAAAATTCTGA
- a CDS encoding DMT family transporter has translation MNWFLLSLSCAFFTASADALCKKSLPGSNEYLIAWVRIGFATPFLLILLPFIEIPRLDRHYFIAILLLLPLEIIALILYMKAIKLSPLSITLPFLALSPIFMIFTSDFILGERLGKYGIGGIILTVIGAYLLNVRATRKGILEPFKAIQRERGSLYMIIVAFIYSVTSNLGKMAVVHSSPLFFAATYLPLLSVIFFPVLLWKNQGKMRQVFSHITLFSPIGFAIALATITHFLAVNRAEIAYVISVKRMSLLFGILYGACWFRETNIRERLIGSMVMIAGVIIITVL, from the coding sequence TTGAATTGGTTTCTTCTGTCTCTTTCTTGCGCTTTTTTTACTGCATCGGCTGATGCCCTTTGTAAGAAGTCGCTTCCTGGAAGTAACGAGTATCTCATTGCGTGGGTGCGGATAGGATTTGCAACGCCTTTTTTGCTCATCCTTTTGCCATTCATTGAAATACCCCGCCTGGATCGTCATTATTTCATTGCAATCCTCCTGTTATTGCCGTTAGAAATCATTGCCCTCATCTTGTATATGAAGGCAATCAAACTGTCACCTTTGTCCATCACCTTGCCGTTCCTTGCATTAAGCCCGATCTTCATGATCTTTACCTCAGATTTCATTCTGGGAGAAAGGCTGGGGAAATATGGCATTGGAGGTATTATCCTTACGGTTATTGGGGCTTATTTGCTGAACGTAAGAGCTACCAGAAAAGGCATCCTGGAGCCCTTTAAGGCCATACAGCGGGAGCGCGGTTCACTCTATATGATCATCGTGGCCTTTATCTACAGCGTTACCTCAAACCTGGGAAAAATGGCCGTGGTGCACTCCAGTCCACTCTTCTTTGCTGCAACGTATCTTCCCCTGCTTTCGGTAATTTTCTTTCCTGTTCTTCTCTGGAAGAATCAGGGTAAGATGAGACAGGTATTTTCTCATATTACCCTGTTTAGCCCGATCGGCTTTGCCATAGCCCTTGCAACGATTACCCACTTTCTTGCCGTAAACCGCGCAGAGATTGCCTACGTTATCTCGGTGAAACGCATGAGTCTCCTCTTCGGCATCTTATACGGCGCCTGTTGGTTTCGGGAGACGAACATCAGGGAGCGGCTCATCGGCAGCATGGTCATGATTGCCGGGGTCATTATCATTACGGTGCTTTAG
- a CDS encoding adenosine-specific kinase — protein sequence MLEIKPVALEIPDGANVILGQTHFIKTAEDLYEAMVNAAPDIQFGIAFCEASGPCLVRAEGNNAALKEMAIRNALTVAAGHTFIILIKEAFPLNVLNAVKSCPEVCAIFCATANPVQVIVAETGQGRGVLGVIDGYRPKGVEGENDIRERRQLLRKIGYKL from the coding sequence ATGCTGGAAATAAAACCGGTTGCCCTGGAGATTCCTGATGGCGCCAATGTTATTCTTGGACAAACCCATTTTATCAAAACGGCGGAAGACCTGTACGAGGCCATGGTGAATGCCGCACCGGACATTCAGTTTGGGATTGCCTTCTGTGAGGCATCCGGTCCGTGCCTTGTCAGGGCAGAAGGCAATAACGCCGCACTGAAGGAGATGGCGATTCGGAATGCCCTCACGGTTGCAGCAGGTCATACCTTCATCATCCTGATCAAAGAGGCGTTTCCGCTGAATGTCCTGAATGCAGTCAAGTCCTGCCCGGAGGTATGCGCCATCTTTTGCGCAACTGCCAATCCGGTGCAGGTCATCGTGGCGGAAACCGGCCAGGGCAGGGGAGTACTGGGTGTCATTGATGGTTATCGTCCGAAGGGAGTGGAGGGTGAAAATGACATCCGGGAACGGAGGCAACTTCTCCGGAAAATCGGGTATAAATTATAG
- a CDS encoding insulinase family protein gives MNKKKYCAFPVACIVGMLFLVYSMSLCAQPKGHEHAMTPPAGKPESEGARMVSGFTFKPLNFVPPKVDRATLENGMIVYLLEDHDLPLFNISMRIRTGAVYEPPEKAGLASLTGYVMRSGGTTAMPADAMNKELEFIAASVETSIDRESGSASLSVLRKDIDKGLKIFADVIMNPAFPEDKIKMRKDEVLEAIRRENDNPSQIAHREFRRIVYESRHPYSRKVEGTPETIAKITRDDLVSFHKDYFRPQNSILGISGDFNKDEMIRKLNAVFSGWKKEDVRFPEVPRVESRFEKSVSYVYKDINQANVIMGHLGIQRRSPDYFPVMLMNFILGGGSFTARIPGRIRSDEGLAYSAHSAFQTARDLGMFFVACQTKSESTNRAISIALEELDKIRKTPVDKEELSQAKETFMNQFVFRFTTSASIVAQKVDIEYEGLPMNYLETYQENVQAVTQDDIQKVARKYLHPDQIKILVVGDREKFDKPLDSFGKVSVIELK, from the coding sequence GTGAACAAAAAAAAGTATTGTGCATTTCCGGTTGCATGTATCGTCGGTATGTTGTTCCTGGTATATTCCATGAGTCTTTGTGCGCAGCCTAAGGGACATGAGCATGCGATGACTCCTCCTGCCGGAAAACCGGAGTCAGAAGGCGCGCGGATGGTATCGGGTTTTACCTTTAAACCACTCAATTTTGTTCCTCCAAAAGTGGACAGGGCGACGCTGGAGAACGGGATGATTGTGTATCTTCTGGAAGATCACGATCTGCCATTATTTAATATCAGCATGCGTATCAGAACCGGAGCCGTTTATGAACCGCCGGAAAAAGCCGGATTAGCAAGTTTAACCGGATATGTGATGAGAAGCGGTGGCACGACAGCGATGCCGGCCGATGCAATGAACAAGGAACTCGAATTTATTGCCGCATCGGTGGAGACATCCATTGATCGTGAGTCAGGAAGTGCAAGTCTGTCCGTGCTCAGAAAAGATATTGATAAAGGCCTGAAGATATTTGCCGACGTAATCATGAATCCCGCATTTCCTGAAGACAAGATTAAGATGAGAAAGGACGAAGTCCTTGAAGCGATCCGGCGAGAAAACGATAATCCGTCACAAATCGCACACCGTGAGTTCCGGAGGATTGTGTATGAAAGCCGGCATCCTTACAGCCGAAAAGTGGAGGGAACCCCTGAGACTATAGCAAAAATTACCCGCGACGATTTGGTCTCGTTTCATAAGGACTATTTCCGTCCCCAGAATAGTATTCTGGGCATATCGGGAGATTTCAACAAGGATGAGATGATCAGGAAACTGAATGCCGTCTTTTCAGGATGGAAAAAGGAGGATGTTCGTTTCCCGGAAGTCCCCAGGGTCGAAAGCAGATTTGAAAAGTCAGTGTCTTATGTATATAAAGACATTAATCAGGCAAATGTCATTATGGGTCACCTGGGCATTCAGCGCAGGAGCCCTGATTATTTTCCCGTTATGCTCATGAACTTTATTCTGGGTGGCGGAAGTTTTACCGCCCGCATACCGGGCAGGATTCGTTCAGATGAAGGCCTTGCCTACTCTGCTCACAGCGCATTTCAGACGGCGCGTGATCTGGGTATGTTCTTTGTTGCGTGTCAGACCAAATCGGAGTCAACGAACCGCGCCATCTCCATTGCGCTGGAGGAATTGGACAAAATCCGCAAAACTCCCGTTGATAAGGAGGAATTATCCCAGGCGAAAGAAACCTTTATGAACCAGTTTGTTTTCCGTTTTACAACAAGCGCCAGCATTGTCGCACAGAAGGTTGACATCGAATATGAAGGGCTGCCGATGAACTATCTTGAAACGTATCAGGAGAATGTGCAGGCCGTTACTCAGGATGATATTCAAAAGGTTGCCCGAAAATACCTGCATCCTGATCAGATAAAGATTCTCGTCGTGGGCGACAGGGAAAAGTTTGACAAACCCCTTGATAGTTTTGGAAAGGTCAGCGTTATTGAGTTGAAATGA
- a CDS encoding insulinase family protein codes for MKKTTLSSIFSIIAGVALFAGGSSANPLKLDVKEHELKNGLKLLMLEKHDVPIVCVRINYKVGSVDERPGITGVSHLFEHMMFKGTRIFGTKNYAAEKPLLDKEDDLVIKLLDEKGREEATDKKKIESLEKDLEEVRKKLRELVVKDEVFSLYLRHGASGLNAATSTDGTYYFCDLPANKLELWAFIESDRMKNLVLREYYSERDVVMEERRLRTENSPMGLLIEQLNAVAFIAHPYRWPTIGWRSDIQNLTKADTEEYFKRYYAPNNAVIVMVGDFLPDEAIRLVEKYFGDIPGQPAPPKVKTVEPEQKGERRVEIEFESNPYIAISYHIPAIGHPDLYALDILSSLLSDGRTARLYKSMIEEKRIAVMAHAYNGIGKYPDIFTFIAVPRAPHTLAEIESAFYEEIENLKKTPPTDWEVQKIKNQLEADFIRDLNSASGLANEIGEFEVLSDWRYINTFMDKLSQVTAGDVMRVANKYLTKNNRTVAMLVKKENNAKPKETKGTPPAEKPKTAY; via the coding sequence ATGAAGAAAACGACCTTGTCCTCAATCTTTTCGATCATCGCGGGTGTGGCGCTATTCGCCGGTGGATCATCTGCAAATCCCCTGAAGCTTGACGTGAAGGAGCACGAGCTGAAGAATGGTTTAAAATTGCTGATGCTGGAAAAGCATGACGTGCCAATTGTATGCGTCCGCATTAATTATAAGGTCGGTTCGGTTGATGAGCGGCCGGGGATCACCGGCGTTTCGCACCTCTTTGAACATATGATGTTTAAAGGCACCAGGATCTTTGGAACCAAGAATTATGCCGCAGAGAAGCCGTTGCTTGATAAAGAAGACGATTTGGTCATAAAACTGCTTGATGAAAAAGGCAGGGAGGAAGCAACTGACAAGAAAAAAATCGAATCGCTTGAAAAGGATCTGGAAGAGGTAAGAAAAAAACTCCGGGAACTGGTGGTAAAGGACGAGGTCTTTTCACTCTATTTGCGGCACGGGGCTTCCGGCCTGAATGCGGCAACGAGTACCGACGGCACGTATTACTTCTGCGACCTTCCTGCGAATAAGCTGGAATTATGGGCATTTATTGAATCAGATCGCATGAAAAATCTCGTGCTCAGGGAATATTACTCTGAACGTGACGTCGTTATGGAAGAAAGAAGGCTCAGAACCGAGAATAGCCCGATGGGCCTGCTGATTGAACAACTGAATGCCGTGGCCTTCATTGCACATCCCTACCGGTGGCCTACCATCGGATGGCGATCTGACATACAGAATCTTACCAAGGCAGACACGGAAGAATATTTTAAACGATACTACGCGCCCAATAACGCGGTGATCGTTATGGTCGGTGATTTTCTTCCTGATGAAGCAATCAGATTAGTGGAAAAATATTTTGGTGATATTCCGGGCCAACCCGCGCCCCCAAAGGTAAAAACGGTAGAGCCGGAACAGAAGGGGGAGCGGCGGGTCGAGATTGAATTTGAGTCAAACCCGTATATTGCAATTTCCTATCATATCCCTGCCATTGGCCATCCTGACCTGTATGCCCTGGATATCCTGAGTTCTCTCCTCTCAGATGGCCGGACTGCACGTCTGTATAAATCCATGATTGAAGAGAAACGCATTGCCGTTATGGCTCACGCATACAATGGTATTGGCAAGTATCCCGATATCTTTACGTTTATCGCCGTACCACGGGCTCCTCACACGCTGGCGGAGATCGAGTCTGCCTTTTATGAAGAAATTGAAAACCTGAAAAAGACACCGCCCACGGACTGGGAGGTGCAAAAAATTAAAAACCAGCTAGAGGCTGATTTTATCCGCGACCTGAATTCAGCATCCGGGCTTGCCAATGAAATCGGTGAGTTTGAAGTCCTTTCTGACTGGCGTTACATAAATACCTTTATGGATAAACTGTCACAGGTAACGGCAGGGGACGTGATGCGGGTTGCGAATAAATATCTGACAAAGAATAACCGAACGGTAGCGATGCTGGTAAAAAAAGAAAATAACGCCAAACCGAAAGAAACAAAAGGAACTCCGCCCGCAGAAAAGCCAAAGACTGCTTATTAA
- a CDS encoding redoxin domain-containing protein — protein MRKRTRLIFSALTSVFLLWAGYTVNAGSLKHDPNAEKQLEIIRKKLGSLTEMKIKDAKKYYEESMKDLRTLIDTYDKTEEALEAQFYLGAVYHEMNNYKDAVTCFDAVLKQGTIDKNFKARTLYFKAKALIGQGNITAAKETISELRLIEPRAADSFGHELGGMVRLGMDAPLFNVMDFQGNTVDLSKYKGGIVILHFWATWADTCIQEFPKFKKMYGAFKNKSVQFIGISLDDDIEDLKGFAKQESIDWPQIFDGKRWKGMIPSLYNIHMLPTIVVLDQEQKVRYIGMETENVSQIVTNLLSQSKDLPLFR, from the coding sequence ATGAGAAAGAGAACTCGTTTGATTTTTTCGGCGCTGACATCTGTTTTTTTACTATGGGCAGGATATACCGTCAATGCAGGGTCGCTGAAACACGATCCGAATGCAGAAAAACAGTTGGAGATAATCAGGAAAAAGTTAGGCAGTTTAACGGAAATGAAAATCAAGGATGCGAAGAAGTATTATGAAGAGTCAATGAAGGATCTCAGAACCCTGATCGATACCTATGATAAAACGGAAGAGGCGCTGGAGGCGCAATTTTACCTTGGCGCCGTTTATCATGAAATGAATAATTATAAGGATGCCGTGACTTGTTTTGATGCGGTATTGAAGCAGGGAACGATTGATAAAAATTTTAAGGCGCGCACCTTATACTTTAAGGCAAAGGCGCTCATTGGGCAGGGGAATATCACAGCGGCAAAAGAGACGATCTCCGAGTTACGGCTGATTGAGCCCAGGGCTGCCGATTCCTTTGGCCATGAACTGGGCGGCATGGTACGGCTTGGGATGGATGCCCCCCTTTTTAATGTCATGGACTTTCAGGGAAATACGGTTGACCTGTCGAAATACAAGGGGGGGATTGTTATCCTTCATTTTTGGGCAACCTGGGCTGATACCTGTATACAGGAATTTCCAAAATTCAAAAAAATGTATGGCGCCTTTAAGAATAAGAGTGTCCAGTTCATTGGGATAAGCCTCGACGATGACATTGAGGATTTAAAGGGTTTTGCAAAGCAGGAATCGATAGACTGGCCGCAGATATTTGACGGAAAGCGATGGAAGGGAATGATTCCGTCCCTCTATAATATTCATATGTTACCCACGATCGTTGTGTTGGACCAGGAACAGAAGGTGCGGTATATCGGCATGGAGACAGAAAACGTGAGTCAGATCGTAACCAACCTGCTTTCCCAGTCAAAGGACTTGCCGTTGTTTCGGTGA
- a CDS encoding tetratricopeptide repeat protein — translation MRYMKKYLLIFFSMAVFTGALSFQPLFADRDDEANRCYLDAYNLYKLGKLDQSLEMLKKVIEINPDHAEAHFGMGSIFFRQNMFDDAVKEFTKVTRIKPEYVEAYQRLWLAYKKLGMNDKAEEELQKYKKLIEERMQSMVGGSPQVVKPVTPPKREEPEEKPEPEESEPPEAEEETAQPAETRPQEATGPGARVPESRVQEEPAEQDRPVPEKPEASVPGEPPPLSSGKPSVLETRRTDVLETTKHLGQRYTEPPKPPDEMKREPSEESGYQSPYIKVDKKNPAFKHLFKPFKKVGVTFFKNPLKKITEKWRGTYAGKLVKGILYYVVTIQIWLCIVAILGIYFVKRKGL, via the coding sequence ATGCGATATATGAAAAAATATCTGCTCATATTCTTTTCAATGGCTGTTTTCACCGGCGCACTCTCTTTTCAACCTCTTTTCGCTGATCGGGATGATGAGGCAAACAGATGCTATCTCGATGCATACAATCTGTACAAGCTGGGGAAACTGGATCAATCCCTGGAGATGCTGAAAAAGGTGATAGAAATTAATCCGGATCATGCCGAAGCGCACTTTGGGATGGGAAGCATTTTTTTCAGGCAAAATATGTTTGACGATGCCGTCAAGGAATTTACCAAAGTTACCCGGATTAAGCCGGAATACGTGGAGGCCTATCAGCGACTCTGGCTGGCGTATAAGAAATTGGGCATGAACGATAAGGCAGAGGAAGAGCTGCAAAAATACAAAAAGCTAATTGAGGAACGCATGCAAAGTATGGTCGGCGGCTCTCCGCAGGTAGTAAAGCCGGTGACTCCGCCGAAAAGGGAAGAGCCGGAAGAAAAGCCTGAACCTGAAGAATCAGAACCGCCGGAGGCAGAGGAAGAAACTGCACAGCCAGCAGAGACACGGCCCCAGGAGGCGACTGGTCCTGGCGCCCGGGTTCCAGAATCGAGAGTTCAGGAAGAGCCGGCAGAACAAGACCGCCCCGTTCCTGAAAAACCGGAAGCATCTGTGCCTGGTGAACCACCTCCGCTGTCGAGCGGTAAACCTTCTGTGTTAGAAACAAGAAGGACGGATGTATTGGAGACGACAAAGCATCTTGGACAACGCTATACAGAACCCCCAAAACCCCCTGATGAAATGAAACGCGAACCATCGGAGGAATCGGGATATCAATCGCCTTACATCAAGGTGGATAAAAAGAACCCGGCGTTTAAACACCTTTTTAAACCATTCAAGAAAGTTGGGGTGACGTTCTTTAAAAATCCCCTGAAAAAAATTACGGAAAAATGGCGGGGGACGTATGCAGGAAAGCTGGTGAAAGGTATCCTTTACTATGTGGTTACCATACAGATCTGGCTGTGTATCGTTGCCATTTTGGGTATCTATTTTGTGAAAAGGAAGGGATTGTAA
- a CDS encoding tetratricopeptide repeat protein: MKRQMTVLLIGAAFVILLISVSFLIYIKRLHRSASHFQTVGEYVQQGRLDEAVAVLKETLSKDHLNAEAHAALGMIYNKKDLLDDALAELKTALTINPDLISIYQEMYLIYKKKGMEDEASSALASYEKLKGNE; the protein is encoded by the coding sequence ATGAAACGACAAATGACCGTGTTGCTGATCGGCGCAGCTTTTGTAATACTCCTGATCTCCGTCAGTTTTCTTATTTATATAAAACGGTTACACCGTTCTGCTTCCCATTTTCAAACCGTCGGAGAATACGTACAACAGGGCAGACTGGATGAGGCTGTTGCGGTATTAAAGGAAACCCTGAGCAAAGACCATCTCAATGCGGAGGCGCATGCCGCCCTGGGCATGATTTATAATAAAAAAGACCTCCTTGATGATGCCCTGGCAGAACTGAAAACGGCATTAACGATCAATCCGGATCTCATCAGCATCTATCAGGAAATGTATCTGATTTATAAGAAAAAAGGGATGGAGGACGAAGCCAGCAGTGCATTGGCTTCTTACGAAAAACTCAAGGGAAACGAATAA